The following proteins are encoded in a genomic region of Diabrotica virgifera virgifera chromosome 1, PGI_DIABVI_V3a:
- the LOC126892190 gene encoding uncharacterized protein LOC126892190 translates to MASVTHKCVYAGCFERNDGTNNNISFFKFPLKDVERTKIWQKNCGNIDILLMDITDLKQRVICQHHFAVEYIYQSGQRKLLRKNAVPLKFTQLTTDLGDIPPVCSTYVYCGTKRKRSTSDDCMVRSTPSPKRSSSSLSDISSFEINLPTKLETELTEKVKKLEYQVSALKKKCRQKNSRRCRRTTKNKKSATKFMLQHNTNIKLKIALDNGNCEIAQTDNLDLTHEVTSVEISDESIETQTVHVEQSLDIQKENNDNQILSTAHSSKCTITNLETCAVTYVAGYIYYKIIKNLNCKIMAQMKK, encoded by the exons ATGGCCTCTGTAACTCATAAGTGTGTTTACGCGGGATGTtttgaaagaaacgatggaacaaataataatatatctttctttaaatttCCACTGAAAGACGTAGAGCGTacaaaaatttggcaaaaaaactgcGGGAACATTGATATTTTATTGATGGATATCACTGACCTTAAACAGAGGGTAATTTGCCAGCATCATTTTGCAGTGGAATATATTTACCAAAGTGGCCAAAGAAAGTTATTAAGGAAAAATGCTGTTCCTCTAAAATTTACACAGTTAACAACTGATTTAG GTGATATCCCACCAGTATGCTCTACATACGTTTATTGCGGTACGAAACGTAAAAGATCTACAAGTGACGATTGTATGGTTAGGTCAACTCCATCGCCTAAGAGATCAAGTAGTAGTCTCAGTGATATTTCCAGTTTTGAAATTAATTTGCCCACAAAACTTGAAACTGAATTGACGGAgaaggtaaaaaaattggagtatcaagtaagtgctttaaagaagaagtgccgtcagaagaacagtcggcgttgtagaagaacaacaaaaaacaaaaaatcggcAACCAAATTCATGTTACAG CATAACAcaaatattaaactaaaaattGCTTTAGACAATGGAAATTGTGAAATAGCACAAACTGATAATTTAGATTTAACCCACGAAGTAACCAGCGTCGAAATATCTGACGAGTCCATTGAAACCCAAACAGTTCATGTAGAACAATCTTTAGACATACAAAAGGAAAATAATGACAACCAAATTTTAAGCACGGCACATTCCAGCAAATGTACCATAACAAATTTAGAAACGTGTGCTGTTACATATGTCGCTGGTTATATTTACTATAAGATTATAAAGAACTTGAATTGTA agattatggcgcaaatgaagaaataa